A single genomic interval of Brevundimonas diminuta harbors:
- a CDS encoding glycosyltransferase family 4 protein, whose amino-acid sequence MRILYDASRLMSRAERSAPTGVDRVCLAYAEWLLASPDLTTIPVRGRKNRLVAVEIGWFRRFVADLRAKWNGAASTAADLAHEQRLLAALTSERRPAASVLCPAPAPEKEKPADKTRVFKQFFRSRHVAPLPQADLYLTVGHTTLHEPTALEDLKAAGIERVVLLHDLIPVTHPEFCRPGDGDKHHARVSNTLRLASRIIVNSAYTGDELRAFAEREGLPLPPVHVAHLGLEPAFVAGDAFAAPRPYFVHVGTIEARKNLALLLTLWRRLEERRGDQTPSLVLVGRYGWENEAVLDHLQRSPNLQGVVHQASNLSDVMLARLMRGARAVLAPSSVEGFDLPAVEACAMGLSLIASDIPPHRELTPNAELIDPLDGLGWLAAIERATKAASIPSPSYRAPSWTEHFRIVADAIGLQPVSPLASAPKGL is encoded by the coding sequence ATGCGCATTCTCTATGACGCCAGCCGGCTGATGAGCCGGGCCGAACGGTCGGCGCCGACGGGCGTCGACCGGGTGTGTCTGGCCTATGCCGAATGGCTGCTCGCCTCGCCCGATCTCACGACCATCCCGGTGCGTGGCCGCAAGAACCGGTTGGTCGCCGTAGAGATCGGCTGGTTCCGGCGGTTCGTGGCCGACCTGCGCGCCAAATGGAACGGCGCCGCCAGCACGGCGGCCGATCTGGCGCACGAGCAGCGGCTGCTCGCCGCCCTGACTTCAGAGCGACGGCCGGCAGCCTCGGTGCTGTGCCCCGCGCCCGCGCCCGAGAAGGAGAAGCCCGCCGACAAGACGCGGGTGTTCAAGCAGTTCTTCCGTTCGCGCCACGTCGCCCCGCTGCCGCAGGCCGACCTGTATCTGACCGTCGGCCACACCACCCTGCACGAGCCGACGGCGTTGGAAGATCTGAAGGCCGCCGGGATCGAACGCGTCGTCCTGCTGCACGATCTGATCCCGGTCACTCACCCTGAATTCTGTCGGCCCGGCGACGGCGACAAACATCATGCGCGGGTCTCAAACACCCTGCGTCTGGCCAGCCGGATCATCGTCAACTCCGCCTATACGGGCGACGAACTTCGCGCCTTCGCCGAGCGCGAGGGCCTGCCGCTGCCGCCGGTCCACGTCGCCCACCTAGGGCTAGAGCCGGCCTTCGTCGCAGGGGACGCCTTTGCGGCGCCACGCCCCTATTTCGTCCACGTCGGCACGATCGAGGCGCGCAAGAATTTGGCCTTGCTCTTGACCCTCTGGCGGCGCCTCGAAGAACGGAGGGGCGATCAGACGCCGTCCCTTGTGCTGGTCGGTCGCTACGGCTGGGAGAATGAGGCGGTGCTGGATCATCTGCAGCGCTCGCCCAATCTGCAAGGCGTGGTCCACCAGGCCTCCAACCTGTCTGACGTCATGCTGGCGCGGTTGATGCGCGGCGCGCGCGCCGTGCTTGCCCCATCGTCCGTCGAAGGCTTCGACCTGCCCGCTGTCGAGGCCTGCGCCATGGGCCTGTCGCTGATCGCCTCCGACATTCCGCCCCACCGCGAGTTGACGCCGAACGCCGAACTGATCGACCCACTTGACGGCCTGGGTTGGCTGGCCGCCATCGAGCGCGCGACCAAGGCGGCGTCGATACCCTCGCCCTCCTACAGGGCGCCGTCCTGGACCGAGCATTTCCGCATCGTCGCCGATGCCATCGGCCTTCAGCCCGTTTCGCCACTGGCGAGTGCGCCCAAAGGCTTGTAA
- a CDS encoding KpsF/GutQ family sugar-phosphate isomerase, with translation MTEIAHSTPDNIAVITDLAREVVRLNIEALEALERSIDVSLARAVDVIMSRPGYVVVTGMGKSGHIGGKIAATLASTGTNAFFVHPAEMSHGDLGMLRPDVTVLAISNSGESRELRDPLIYCQRNGIPVIAITQRPASFLGRNAAVCLTMPKVAEACPNGLAPTTSTLMTLALGDALAMVLMDRREFTAMDFGLHHPGGALGMSLQSVREWMGDNAAVPASVPLNASFGDVVSAITEGRKGAVAVLDADGALAGIVTDGDLRRAFQRDTTHLTAADIMGANPITVDPDARMSDVVDLLTANKIANLFVVEDGKPTAIVHIAELMQAGYVA, from the coding sequence ATGACCGAGATCGCTCACTCGACCCCCGATAACATCGCCGTGATAACCGACCTCGCCCGTGAGGTCGTGCGTCTCAACATCGAGGCGCTGGAGGCGCTGGAACGCTCGATCGACGTTTCGCTGGCCCGCGCGGTGGATGTCATCATGAGCCGGCCGGGCTATGTCGTCGTCACCGGCATGGGCAAGTCGGGCCATATCGGCGGCAAGATCGCCGCCACCCTGGCCTCCACCGGCACCAACGCCTTCTTCGTCCACCCGGCAGAGATGAGCCACGGCGATCTGGGGATGCTGCGTCCCGACGTGACGGTGCTGGCCATCTCCAACTCGGGCGAGAGCCGCGAGCTGCGCGATCCGCTGATCTATTGCCAGCGCAACGGCATTCCCGTCATCGCCATCACCCAGCGGCCGGCCAGCTTCCTGGGCCGCAACGCAGCGGTCTGCCTGACCATGCCGAAGGTCGCCGAGGCCTGCCCCAACGGCTTGGCGCCCACCACCTCGACCCTGATGACCCTGGCCCTCGGCGATGCCTTGGCCATGGTGCTGATGGATCGCCGCGAGTTCACGGCCATGGACTTCGGCCTGCACCACCCAGGCGGCGCCCTGGGTATGAGCCTGCAAAGCGTGCGCGAATGGATGGGCGACAATGCCGCCGTCCCCGCCAGCGTCCCATTGAACGCCAGCTTCGGCGACGTGGTCTCGGCGATCACCGAAGGTCGAAAAGGTGCGGTGGCCGTGCTGGACGCCGATGGCGCGCTGGCTGGCATCGTCACCGACGGCGACCTGCGCCGGGCCTTCCAGCGCGACACCACCCATTTGACGGCGGCCGACATCATGGGCGCCAACCCCATCACCGTGGATCCGGATGCGCGGATGAGCGACGTCGTCGATCTGTTGACCGCCAACAAGATCGCCAATCTGTTCGTGGTCGAGGACGGCAAACCCACGGCCATCGTCCATATCGCCGAACTGATGCAGGCTGGCTACGTCGCCTAG